A portion of the Pseudomonas protegens CHA0 genome contains these proteins:
- a CDS encoding nucleotidyltransferase domain-containing protein, whose protein sequence is MEHLERHPLSSAMRERVLAELARIERERNVQVLYACESGSRASGFASTDSDYDVRFVYVEKPEWFIQVDAGRDVIERPLDDELDISGWELRKTLGLLRKSNPTLLEWLDSPLVYRSEPTAAERLRELAEAFYSPPAARNHYLSMARKNFRGYLQGDSVRFKKYFYVLRPLLAVRWIDQGRGRPPMTFADLLTTVDHQPLLDEVAELLVLKRCADESAYGPRRPALHAFIAAELERPMPKLVRTHEDNALLDAYLRETVRHYA, encoded by the coding sequence ATGGAACATCTGGAGCGCCATCCCCTGAGCAGCGCCATGCGCGAACGGGTATTGGCCGAGCTGGCGCGGATCGAGCGCGAGCGCAATGTGCAGGTGCTGTACGCCTGCGAATCCGGCAGTCGGGCCTCGGGCTTTGCCTCTACCGACAGCGATTACGATGTGCGTTTCGTCTATGTGGAAAAGCCCGAATGGTTCATCCAGGTGGATGCCGGGCGCGACGTGATCGAGCGGCCCCTGGACGACGAGCTGGACATCAGCGGCTGGGAACTGCGCAAGACCCTGGGGCTGTTGCGCAAGTCCAACCCGACCCTGCTGGAATGGCTGGATTCGCCCCTGGTGTACCGCAGCGAACCGACCGCCGCCGAGCGCCTGCGTGAGCTGGCCGAGGCGTTCTACAGCCCGCCGGCGGCGCGCAACCATTATCTGTCGATGGCCAGGAAGAACTTTCGCGGTTACCTGCAAGGCGACAGCGTGCGCTTCAAGAAGTACTTCTACGTCCTGCGGCCATTGCTGGCGGTGCGCTGGATCGACCAGGGGCGCGGCCGACCGCCGATGACCTTCGCCGACCTGCTGACCACCGTCGACCATCAGCCACTGCTGGACGAGGTGGCTGAGCTGCTGGTTTTGAAACGCTGCGCCGACGAGTCCGCCTACGGACCGCGACGCCCGGCACTGCACGCCTTTATCGCCGCCGAGCTGGAACGCCCGATGCCGAAACTGGTGCGTACCCATGAAGACAACGCGTTGCTGGACGCTTACCTGCGGGAAACGGTCCGGCACTACGCCTGA
- the rtcA gene encoding RNA 3'-terminal phosphate cyclase, producing the protein MKQDVIELDGAIGGGQVLRSALSLSMLTGKTLRIHNIRARRSRPGLLRQHLTAVLAAAQVCGARTTGAELGSQVLSFEPGPIRGGDYRFAIGTAGSCTLVLQTLLPALLRAPQPSRVSISGGTHNPLAPPVDFLQQAWLPQLRRMGGRVELQLLRHGFVPAGGGELEAFIQPSELQPLHLQERGALLGSRAWALSAGLPEHVAERELRRVHDRLQLPREQLTPVLLDEEYGPGNVLLLEFAFEHLTELFCGFGQNSLRAEKVADGAIDQARDWLDSGAAVAEHLADQLLLPMALAGGGSFTTPCMTEHLQSNIRVIEAFLPVRIEARPLSEQVLQVQCHALS; encoded by the coding sequence ATGAAACAGGATGTAATCGAACTGGACGGCGCCATCGGCGGCGGCCAGGTACTGCGCAGCGCCCTGAGCCTGTCGATGCTCACCGGCAAGACCCTGCGTATCCATAATATTCGCGCCCGGCGCAGCCGCCCGGGGCTGTTGCGCCAGCACCTGACCGCGGTGCTGGCGGCGGCCCAGGTATGTGGCGCCAGAACCACTGGGGCCGAGCTTGGCTCCCAGGTCCTGAGCTTCGAGCCGGGGCCGATCCGCGGCGGCGACTACCGCTTCGCCATCGGCACCGCCGGCAGTTGCACCCTGGTGCTGCAGACCCTGCTGCCGGCCTTGCTGCGGGCGCCGCAGCCGAGCCGCGTGAGCATCAGCGGCGGCACCCACAACCCCCTGGCGCCGCCGGTGGATTTCCTCCAGCAGGCCTGGCTGCCGCAACTGCGGCGCATGGGCGGGCGGGTGGAACTGCAGCTGCTGCGCCATGGTTTTGTCCCGGCCGGCGGTGGCGAGCTGGAGGCCTTTATCCAGCCTTCGGAGCTGCAACCCTTGCATCTTCAAGAGCGCGGAGCATTGCTCGGCAGTCGAGCCTGGGCCTTGAGCGCGGGCCTGCCGGAGCATGTGGCGGAACGCGAGTTGCGCCGGGTGCACGATCGCCTGCAACTGCCTCGCGAGCAGCTCACCCCGGTGCTGCTGGATGAAGAGTACGGCCCGGGCAATGTGCTGCTGCTGGAGTTCGCCTTCGAGCACCTGACCGAGCTGTTTTGCGGTTTCGGCCAGAACAGCCTGCGGGCGGAGAAGGTCGCCGACGGCGCCATCGATCAGGCCCGGGACTGGCTGGACTCCGGTGCCGCAGTGGCGGAACACCTGGCCGATCAACTGTTGCTGCCCATGGCCCTGGCCGGTGGCGGCAGCTTCACCACGCCGTGCATGACCGAGCACCTGCAGAGCAATATCCGGGTGATCGAGGCATTTTTGCCGGTGCGGATCGAGGCGCGGCCACTGAGCGAGCAAGTGCTGCAGGTGCAATGCCACGCCCTGTCGTGA
- a CDS encoding glutathione S-transferase family protein yields the protein MYHLYGSQGTGSAIVEIALEYCQLAYRRIEAAPWEDSPGREALARLNPLLQIPTLQLPDGSILTESAAILIHLGLEFPDSGLLPAPASARAQVIRGLVYIAANCYSAIGILDYPERWISAPDEPLKVRVRAAAAERLYRSWGLFAEQFASRPYFGGAAPGALDIQAAVVSRWSGAREHLRDSHPDFLALLQRIDREPRIAAVLARHWPPASS from the coding sequence ATGTATCACCTGTATGGAAGCCAGGGCACCGGCTCGGCCATCGTCGAGATCGCCCTGGAGTACTGCCAGCTGGCCTACCGCCGCATCGAGGCCGCGCCCTGGGAGGACAGCCCCGGGCGCGAGGCCCTGGCACGGCTCAATCCGCTGTTGCAGATTCCCACCCTGCAACTGCCCGATGGCAGCATCCTCACCGAAAGCGCGGCGATCCTGATCCACCTGGGCCTGGAGTTTCCCGACTCCGGGTTGCTGCCTGCGCCAGCGTCGGCCCGGGCCCAGGTGATACGCGGCCTGGTGTACATCGCCGCCAACTGCTATTCGGCCATCGGCATTCTCGACTACCCGGAACGCTGGATCAGCGCCCCCGACGAACCGCTCAAGGTCCGGGTGCGCGCCGCCGCGGCCGAGCGCCTGTATCGCAGCTGGGGGCTGTTCGCCGAGCAGTTTGCGTCGCGACCATATTTCGGCGGTGCGGCGCCGGGTGCCCTGGATATCCAGGCGGCAGTGGTGTCGCGCTGGTCCGGTGCGCGAGAGCACCTGCGCGATAGCCATCCCGATTTTCTCGCCCTGCTGCAACGCATCGACCGCGAACCGCGCATCGCCGCGGTCCTGGCCCGCCACTGGCCCCCCGCATCCTCGTAG
- a CDS encoding site-2 protease family protein: MDGNTWLKALNTLLTIVQRLVLLSGWFIAALVLGFTIKSGLQPFLAMFLASLLGVVALVVHEGGHYLGARGCAMPVLHVRVAAVEIQVLRRGWRVRWAPQLKRNRLGGYVIAASNLQRPLQQQWMLVVLCGPLLNLLVGGASLALGLSWPGVPGAIALAFAVINLAMGVGNLMPAWRVLPSDGMLLLGWYRHRDDQRPELAQARLLALTVAGVPSAQLPVDDLQRLAEGPMPGPLVAFGCRLNALQDQGDWPAAVQMEQELDQLLAARSAQLNGMSGLIELLRGELAFCRALLQRDAAPLNNTPMSAEVDWNAPWLRPRCLALQAILEGDRQRGEHHLQQALQAANNSVVLSQGKSEALLAEQLRALPAPTHL, encoded by the coding sequence ATGGATGGCAACACCTGGCTCAAGGCCTTGAATACTCTGCTGACGATTGTGCAGCGCCTGGTGCTGCTCAGTGGCTGGTTTATCGCCGCGCTGGTGCTGGGGTTCACCATCAAGTCCGGGTTGCAGCCCTTTCTGGCGATGTTCCTGGCTTCGCTGTTGGGGGTTGTCGCGTTGGTGGTGCATGAGGGTGGGCATTACCTGGGGGCACGCGGGTGCGCGATGCCGGTGTTGCATGTACGGGTGGCCGCCGTGGAGATCCAGGTGCTGCGGCGCGGCTGGCGGGTGCGCTGGGCGCCGCAGCTCAAGCGCAATCGCCTGGGCGGCTATGTGATTGCCGCGAGCAATCTGCAACGGCCGCTGCAGCAGCAGTGGATGCTGGTGGTCCTGTGCGGGCCGCTGCTGAATCTGCTGGTGGGCGGCGCTTCCCTGGCGCTTGGGCTGTCCTGGCCCGGGGTGCCGGGGGCCATTGCCCTGGCGTTTGCCGTGATCAATCTGGCCATGGGGGTGGGTAACCTGATGCCTGCCTGGCGGGTATTGCCCAGCGACGGCATGCTCCTGCTGGGCTGGTACCGGCATCGCGACGATCAACGTCCGGAGCTGGCCCAGGCGCGCCTGTTGGCCCTGACCGTGGCCGGGGTGCCCAGCGCACAATTGCCGGTGGACGATCTTCAGCGCCTGGCCGAAGGCCCCATGCCTGGGCCCCTGGTCGCATTCGGCTGCCGCCTCAATGCCCTGCAGGACCAGGGCGACTGGCCGGCCGCGGTGCAGATGGAGCAGGAGCTGGATCAATTGCTGGCGGCCCGGTCGGCGCAACTGAACGGCATGAGTGGCCTGATCGAGTTATTGAGGGGCGAGTTGGCGTTCTGCCGCGCTTTGCTGCAGCGTGACGCCGCGCCCCTGAACAACACGCCGATGAGCGCCGAAGTGGATTGGAACGCACCCTGGCTGCGACCGCGCTGCCTGGCCTTGCAAGCCATTCTTGAAGGCGACCGGCAGCGGGGCGAGCACCATCTGCAACAGGCGCTGCAAGCGGCCAATAACAGCGTGGTGCTGTCCCAGGGCAAGAGTGAAGCCCTGCTGGCCGAACAGCTGCGAGCCTTGCCGGCGCCCACCCATCTGTAG
- a CDS encoding DUF3144 domain-containing protein has product MANDTDQDFYNRADAVIELANSHIADSSRGKASASLMYANSRFSAWVSACGCRNAQELAAAKQQAVDYFVEEFRLMMEENLTDYIENFELYMGAKQD; this is encoded by the coding sequence GTGGCCAATGACACCGACCAGGATTTCTACAACCGCGCCGACGCCGTTATCGAGCTGGCCAACTCCCATATCGCCGACAGCAGCCGGGGCAAGGCCAGCGCGTCGCTGATGTACGCCAACTCCCGTTTCAGCGCCTGGGTCAGCGCCTGCGGGTGCCGCAATGCCCAGGAGCTGGCGGCGGCCAAACAGCAGGCGGTGGATTATTTCGTCGAGGAGTTCCGCCTGATGATGGAAGAGAACCTCACGGACTACATCGAGAACTTCGAGCTGTACATGGGCGCCAAGCAGGACTGA